The proteins below are encoded in one region of bacterium:
- a CDS encoding class I SAM-dependent methyltransferase, whose translation MSNIEGEYLLAGGAAELERLRLQARVWEPEAEAMLDRIGVVPDAHCIDLGCGAMGILGPLSRRVGPSGRVVGVDVDAKQLAGARAFAKEAGLSNVEILELDAYHTRLPAQAFDLVHVRFVFAPVGREEELLLEMLRLVRPGGIVAIQEPDAS comes from the coding sequence GTGAGTAACATCGAAGGCGAGTACCTGTTGGCCGGAGGGGCCGCCGAGCTCGAGCGGTTGCGGCTCCAGGCACGAGTGTGGGAGCCCGAAGCGGAGGCGATGCTCGATCGGATCGGCGTCGTCCCCGACGCTCATTGCATCGACCTCGGCTGCGGAGCAATGGGTATTCTCGGGCCGCTCAGCCGGCGCGTGGGACCATCGGGCCGCGTCGTGGGCGTCGATGTGGATGCAAAGCAGCTCGCGGGTGCGCGGGCGTTCGCGAAAGAGGCCGGCCTCTCGAACGTCGAGATTCTCGAGCTGGACGCGTATCACACCAGGCTTCCCGCGCAAGCGTTCGATCTCGTACACGTCCGGTTCGTGTTTGCCCCGGTCGGCCGGGAAGAGGAACTGCTCCTGGAGATGCTCCGGCTCGTCCGGCCAGGCGGCATCGTTGCGATCCAGGAGCCTGACGCGTC
- a CDS encoding transposase: MLHLTLGNKESYRCWLGMLRDLVRRGLRPPVSITSDGAPGLLRAIKETWPKSLRIRCWVHRMRNVLDKVPDAARAEVKAHLVAIRDAPTYEVGRQTAMAVLARFERTYPTAMASLREDLEASLAHLRLPIGHRKYARTTNLIERSFLEERRRTKVIPRFFDERSCLKLVYATLMRASQRWQRIRITDAERVHLLRLRQELGLKLHLLVPSKRHAIKRSKKRMVAA, translated from the coding sequence TTGCTGCACCTGACCTTGGGCAATAAGGAGAGCTACCGCTGCTGGCTGGGGATGCTGCGGGACTTGGTCCGCCGCGGGCTACGGCCGCCGGTGAGCATCACCAGCGACGGCGCCCCCGGGCTCCTGCGCGCGATCAAGGAGACGTGGCCCAAGAGCCTGCGGATCCGCTGTTGGGTGCATCGGATGCGGAATGTGCTGGACAAGGTGCCCGACGCCGCGCGGGCCGAGGTGAAGGCCCACCTGGTCGCGATCCGCGACGCGCCGACCTACGAGGTGGGTCGCCAAACCGCGATGGCTGTCCTGGCGCGCTTCGAGCGCACCTATCCGACGGCGATGGCGTCGCTCCGGGAGGATCTAGAAGCGAGCCTCGCTCACCTGCGCCTTCCTATCGGCCATCGAAAGTACGCCCGGACTACCAACCTGATCGAGCGGAGCTTCCTGGAAGAGCGCCGGCGCACCAAGGTCATCCCGCGCTTCTTTGATGAACGGAGCTGCCTGAAGCTCGTGTACGCGACTCTGATGCGGGCGAGTCAGCGCTGGCAGCGGATCCGCATCACGGACGCCGAGCGTGTGCACCTGCTGCGTCTCCGTCAGGAGTTAGGGCTCAAGCTCCACCTGCTCGTGCCATCAAAGCGCCATGCGATCAAGCGTTCCAAGAAGAGGATGGTGGCGGCTTGA
- a CDS encoding transposase, translating to MPRIAPSTKIREEITRLLQDGVPKDQNVVGTLLRLGAQQLAQELLEEEATDFLGRDRYVRHRGAEPHRGYRNGYGPRRVRTAEGDIPLQIPQVRHTPIPYQSQLLSFLRGHTDVLDRLVAEMYARGLSTRDIEDTFRDVTGASLVSASGVSAVTARLWEEYQAFTRRDLSGVAVEYLFLDAIYESLRLQGGGGGGPPVRVGHPRGRPESLAAPDLGQ from the coding sequence GTGCCCAGGATAGCACCGAGCACTAAGATTCGGGAAGAGATCACCCGCTTGCTCCAGGATGGCGTGCCGAAGGACCAGAACGTGGTGGGGACGCTGCTTCGCTTGGGGGCCCAGCAGTTGGCGCAGGAGCTGCTCGAGGAGGAAGCCACGGACTTTCTCGGCCGGGATCGCTACGTCCGCCATCGCGGCGCCGAGCCGCATCGCGGGTACCGAAACGGCTACGGACCCCGACGGGTGCGGACGGCCGAAGGGGACATCCCGCTGCAGATCCCCCAGGTGCGGCACACGCCGATACCCTACCAGTCCCAGCTCCTCAGCTTCTTGCGCGGCCATACCGACGTCCTCGATCGCCTGGTGGCTGAGATGTACGCTCGGGGGTTGTCGACGCGGGACATCGAGGACACCTTCCGCGACGTCACCGGCGCCAGCCTGGTCAGCGCGAGCGGAGTGAGCGCAGTCACCGCACGCCTGTGGGAAGAATACCAGGCGTTCACCCGGCGGGACCTGTCGGGCGTTGCCGTCGAGTACTTGTTCCTGGACGCGATCTATGAGTCGCTCCGGCTCCAAGGCGGCGGGGGCGGAGGGCCTCCTGTGCGGGTGGGGCATCCTCGCGGACGGCCGGAAAGTCTTGCTGCACCTGACCTTGGGCAATAA
- a CDS encoding DUF3048 domain-containing protein, with the protein MSDRATRVPTLITLGLITAFAVSACAPRNSVKPPEQAPRTGGQPSPIVDSPLDGLPIPREAALLRPLAVIVENHPEARPQWGLARASRVYEALTEGPITRYLALYGTQAVDRVGPVRSIRTQFLNYVLETGAALAHVGGNEDALDLIPALRITNLDEFRFSGAYWRVPSRGIAYEHTMFTSTAALRDVTGEHGWAEWAAVAHPIWKNDVALPERPAAQTVTIDFSDPLYRVRWLYRRTTNDYARELAGRPDVDAGTGIVLHAATISVMVVPRTEGRTHIREDTWTYDDVGSGPAWVVEDGMVIPATWHKESRSARLVFVDQHGAEIPMNRGPQWIEIIPPSVAPVFE; encoded by the coding sequence ATGAGCGACCGCGCGACACGTGTGCCTACCCTCATCACGCTCGGGTTGATCACCGCCTTCGCGGTCAGCGCCTGCGCGCCGCGGAACTCTGTCAAACCGCCGGAGCAGGCGCCGCGTACCGGCGGGCAGCCGTCCCCGATCGTGGACAGCCCGCTCGACGGGCTGCCCATCCCGCGTGAAGCCGCGCTGCTCCGGCCGCTCGCCGTCATCGTCGAAAACCATCCAGAAGCCCGGCCGCAGTGGGGACTCGCGCGCGCGTCGCGGGTGTACGAGGCGCTGACCGAGGGCCCCATTACCCGGTACTTGGCGCTGTACGGCACCCAGGCCGTGGACCGGGTCGGGCCGGTCCGCTCCATCCGCACGCAGTTTCTCAATTACGTCCTGGAAACCGGCGCGGCCCTGGCTCATGTCGGCGGCAACGAAGATGCGCTCGACCTCATACCGGCGCTGCGCATCACCAACCTCGACGAGTTCCGCTTCTCGGGTGCCTACTGGAGAGTCCCGAGCCGGGGCATCGCCTACGAGCACACGATGTTCACGTCCACGGCGGCCTTGCGCGACGTCACCGGCGAGCACGGCTGGGCGGAATGGGCCGCCGTGGCGCACCCGATATGGAAGAACGACGTCGCGCTGCCCGAGCGGCCGGCCGCGCAAACCGTGACCATCGATTTCTCCGACCCGCTCTACCGGGTCCGATGGCTGTACCGGCGTACGACCAACGATTACGCCAGGGAACTGGCCGGCCGGCCCGATGTCGATGCCGGGACCGGGATCGTCCTCCACGCGGCGACGATTTCCGTCATGGTCGTCCCGCGGACCGAAGGCCGCACGCACATTCGCGAGGACACGTGGACGTACGACGATGTCGGCAGCGGGCCCGCCTGGGTGGTCGAGGACGGCATGGTGATTCCGGCGACGTGGCACAAGGAGTCCCGGTCGGCGCGCCTAGTCTTCGTTGATCAACACGGGGCGGAGATCCCGATGAACCGCGGCCCGCAGTGGATCGAGATCATTCCGCCGAGCGTGGCCCCGGTCTTCGAATAG
- the selB gene encoding selenocysteine-specific translation elongation factor — MTASGEGPARGGRSRAAAHAPGVAGAGVIGTAGHIDHGKSALVTALTGIDPDRLDEEKRRGMTIDLGFAHLDLPSGRRIGVVDVPGHERLIKNMLAGAAGLDLVLLVVAADEGVMPQTREHLDILRFLRVHRGLVVLNKMDLVTDADWLALVEEDVRAMCAGTFLEGAPVLRVSARTRTGLAELVEAIDRTLDDAPARDIAAPARLPVDRSFTMEGFGTVITGTLWSGRVRGGDMLELLPARRQVRVRQVQSYGVPVEEARAGQRVALNLAGIGKDEVRRGDVLAPPAAIEPSRVLDVRLRLLRHAPPLLDHGRVRLYLAADDVIGRVRLLDRTRLAPGDSAVAQLVLERPTVALRGDPFVLRRYSPMTTIGGGEVIAAPAALRRRGDAAAAEVASLETSGPDARLLAALRAAGPAGTSVEALVPLLGEGRERVTAETAALISDGRAASIRGRLFASGVVGAVRDAILRTLAAYHAALPWRRGMPRDELKTRAFPVGDDRVYGHVFDALAASGEVDVAGALARARGFTPVRTAVEASATGAIDAAFREGRYAPPDRGEVLARAADRGAAERMFQALLDDGTLVDVGAGVMFHRDVLADVEARVRDQLAAQGEITVASLRDLLGNSRKFTLTLLEYFDARRVTRRVGDKRVFAQRPPAARPAP, encoded by the coding sequence GTGACCGCCTCCGGCGAAGGCCCGGCGCGCGGCGGGCGGTCCCGTGCCGCCGCCCACGCGCCTGGTGTCGCCGGCGCCGGCGTGATCGGGACCGCCGGTCATATCGACCACGGCAAGAGCGCGCTCGTGACGGCCCTCACCGGCATCGATCCCGACCGGCTCGACGAAGAGAAGCGCCGCGGCATGACGATCGATCTCGGGTTTGCCCACCTCGACCTTCCAAGCGGCCGGCGGATCGGGGTCGTGGACGTGCCGGGTCACGAGCGGCTCATCAAGAACATGCTCGCCGGCGCCGCCGGGCTGGATCTCGTGTTGCTGGTGGTGGCGGCCGATGAAGGCGTCATGCCGCAGACGCGCGAGCATCTGGACATCCTGCGGTTTCTGCGCGTCCACCGCGGTCTCGTCGTGCTGAACAAGATGGACTTGGTGACAGACGCCGACTGGCTCGCGCTGGTCGAGGAGGACGTGCGGGCGATGTGCGCCGGGACGTTTCTCGAGGGGGCGCCGGTGCTGCGGGTGTCGGCGCGGACGCGGACGGGACTCGCGGAGCTGGTCGAGGCGATCGACCGGACCCTCGACGACGCGCCGGCGCGCGACATCGCCGCCCCGGCGCGTCTGCCCGTCGACCGCAGTTTCACCATGGAGGGATTCGGGACGGTGATCACCGGCACGTTGTGGAGCGGCCGCGTCCGCGGGGGAGACATGCTCGAGCTGCTGCCGGCGCGCCGCCAGGTCCGGGTGCGGCAGGTGCAGAGCTACGGCGTCCCGGTCGAGGAGGCGCGGGCCGGTCAGCGCGTCGCCCTGAACCTCGCCGGCATCGGCAAAGACGAGGTGCGGCGCGGTGACGTGCTGGCGCCGCCTGCGGCGATCGAGCCGTCGCGCGTCCTCGACGTGCGCCTGAGGCTCCTCCGGCACGCGCCGCCGCTTCTCGACCACGGGCGCGTGCGGCTGTACCTGGCCGCGGACGACGTGATCGGCCGCGTGCGGCTGCTGGACCGGACGCGGCTTGCCCCGGGCGACTCGGCGGTCGCCCAGCTGGTGCTGGAGCGGCCGACCGTCGCGCTGCGCGGCGATCCGTTTGTCCTGCGCCGGTATTCCCCGATGACGACGATCGGCGGGGGAGAAGTCATCGCCGCGCCGGCCGCGCTCCGCCGCCGCGGGGATGCCGCCGCCGCCGAGGTCGCATCACTCGAGACCTCCGGACCGGATGCGCGCCTGCTCGCCGCCCTCCGCGCGGCCGGCCCGGCGGGTACGTCGGTCGAGGCGCTGGTCCCGCTGCTCGGCGAGGGCCGGGAGCGCGTCACGGCGGAGACGGCGGCGCTCATCTCGGACGGGCGGGCGGCTTCGATTCGCGGACGGCTCTTCGCGTCGGGCGTCGTCGGCGCGGTGCGCGACGCGATCCTACGGACGCTGGCCGCGTACCACGCCGCGCTGCCGTGGCGGCGTGGGATGCCGAGGGACGAGCTCAAGACGCGGGCGTTCCCGGTGGGCGACGACCGCGTCTACGGGCACGTGTTTGACGCGCTGGCCGCATCCGGCGAGGTGGACGTCGCCGGCGCGCTGGCGCGTGCGCGGGGGTTCACGCCCGTGCGCACCGCGGTGGAGGCGTCGGCGACCGGCGCGATCGACGCCGCGTTTCGCGAGGGTCGGTACGCGCCGCCCGACCGCGGCGAGGTCCTGGCCCGGGCCGCCGATCGCGGCGCCGCCGAGCGGATGTTCCAGGCGCTGCTCGACGACGGGACGCTCGTCGACGTCGGCGCGGGCGTGATGTTCCACCGCGACGTGCTGGCCGACGTGGAGGCACGGGTGCGCGACCAGCTGGCGGCCCAGGGAGAGATCACGGTGGCGTCCCTTCGGGATCTGCTCGGCAACAGCCGGAAATTCACGCTGACGCTTCTCGAATACTTCGACGCCCGCCGCGTCACGCGGCGGGTAGGGGACAAGCGGGTGTTTGCGCAGCGCCCGCCGGCCGCACGGCCGGCGCCGTAA